A genomic window from Candidatus Methylacidiphilum fumarolicum includes:
- a CDS encoding PD-(D/E)XK nuclease family protein: MDFECHFLGWQDPFPLLVAEWITSQSSKNSFGFFDLSDSLVIVPTTLSGKMLHRALKMRLGDSFLPPIIITPMSLFEIHPDYQLDHKVEPTPLQKKIFWINALVESIERGSCGQWLKENRDFESLFSFATILSRTQEELAEKSLVLKDLAAFVEDNFFEEIGVLESIYFETMDRLGFIDPFWRKQELLKNPKLPPKIEKVVIAGCLDPHPLALQFLEKLKEPSTVDVLLPVTEKYSHYFDAKGRPLESLWQETVLALPEQFIHLYADETAMVEEIIELVANVNSNEATTVGICRNHLTELLTFQLKQKCIPFFNFSGLSYVDSPFFDFFFLLKEILKEPSLATITKFVRNPLFYAWLQMKQQDQADAFLGNLDAFVNAYIPSTLSDFIERNPSEDSFKEAFLLLNDFLVKLKSKHWPKALLGFFSEALENFSSLLEEQLEKFSAFLVGSLNQFNRLAPFNIFSSCEAFLSLFLEAMKEARLFLTEEGEKLELKGWLELLYDDASYLILAGFQEGDIPKALESNCILTEKVRKQLGLTTIESRLSRDMVILHSLVERLSKRGRIDIFLSKTSHEGENLLPSRLLFKVDKKELAARTALLFTTLPSKTGPKPKTKGCFQLQIPFEEPFSPESLSVSALNDYLNCPFYFYLKHKMHWQPVTLPKGEMNESVFGSLIHKVLGDFGKNTEARGWNDPDQIYSFLESQLEAEFTERFGKKRTIGFQLQQKALAERLKAFSFFQADWRNQGAEIIDVEKEFELQIEGLTIRGRIDRIDYLGDDKVMIIDYKTLSTGIKKNPFNSHLCISREGKEEQPPAEAYFFSGGKRWRWVNFQLPIYYYGVQSMGLGKNIGAAFYFLSRVKENSRLKVWEEDNSNFLEESIVAIRRIIRAIKENKFWPPNPKAVVWQYAPWDFWFEKNPEEVFAASSFAGSTKTDF; this comes from the coding sequence ATGGATTTTGAATGCCATTTCCTTGGTTGGCAGGATCCTTTCCCTCTTCTTGTTGCTGAATGGATTACTTCTCAAAGTAGTAAAAATTCTTTTGGATTTTTCGACCTTTCAGACAGTCTTGTGATCGTTCCTACTACGCTATCTGGAAAAATGCTTCATCGGGCCCTTAAGATGCGTCTTGGTGACAGTTTTCTTCCTCCCATTATTATCACCCCCATGAGTCTTTTTGAGATTCATCCGGATTATCAGCTTGATCATAAAGTCGAACCTACTCCTTTACAAAAGAAAATTTTTTGGATCAATGCATTGGTTGAATCTATCGAAAGAGGGAGCTGTGGGCAATGGTTAAAAGAAAATAGGGATTTCGAAAGTCTTTTTTCTTTTGCAACAATTCTTAGCAGAACACAAGAAGAACTAGCAGAGAAGTCTTTGGTTTTGAAAGATCTAGCGGCTTTTGTGGAAGATAATTTTTTCGAAGAGATTGGAGTGCTTGAATCGATATATTTCGAAACAATGGATCGATTAGGTTTTATCGATCCCTTTTGGCGCAAACAGGAGTTATTAAAAAATCCAAAACTTCCTCCAAAGATTGAAAAAGTAGTCATTGCGGGCTGTCTTGATCCTCATCCTTTGGCATTGCAGTTTCTTGAAAAGTTGAAAGAACCATCAACGGTTGATGTTCTGCTTCCCGTAACAGAAAAATATTCTCACTATTTTGATGCCAAAGGCAGGCCACTGGAAAGCCTTTGGCAAGAGACAGTGTTAGCTCTACCAGAGCAATTTATTCATTTGTATGCGGATGAAACGGCAATGGTTGAGGAAATCATTGAGCTTGTTGCTAATGTGAACAGCAATGAAGCTACAACAGTTGGAATATGTAGAAATCATTTGACTGAGCTGCTTACTTTCCAACTGAAGCAAAAATGCATTCCATTTTTTAATTTTTCTGGACTTTCTTATGTCGATAGCCCTTTTTTCGATTTTTTTTTCCTTTTGAAAGAAATACTCAAAGAGCCCTCTCTAGCAACCATAACAAAGTTTGTCCGCAATCCGTTGTTTTATGCATGGCTTCAAATGAAACAACAGGATCAAGCCGATGCGTTTTTGGGAAATCTCGATGCTTTTGTCAATGCCTATATTCCATCCACTCTAAGTGATTTTATCGAAAGGAATCCTTCTGAGGATTCGTTCAAAGAAGCCTTTTTGCTTTTGAATGACTTTCTTGTCAAACTAAAATCGAAACATTGGCCCAAAGCTCTTTTAGGTTTTTTCTCTGAAGCCCTAGAAAATTTCTCTTCGCTTTTAGAAGAACAATTGGAAAAATTTAGTGCTTTTCTTGTAGGGTCTCTTAATCAGTTTAATCGTTTGGCCCCTTTTAATATTTTTTCTAGCTGTGAGGCTTTTTTATCCTTGTTTCTAGAGGCAATGAAGGAAGCAAGGCTGTTTTTAACCGAAGAAGGCGAGAAATTAGAACTTAAAGGATGGTTAGAATTGCTCTATGACGATGCCTCTTATTTAATTTTAGCTGGATTTCAAGAAGGGGATATTCCAAAGGCTTTGGAGTCTAATTGTATTTTGACCGAAAAGGTCAGAAAGCAATTGGGGCTGACAACCATAGAAAGTCGTCTTTCTAGAGACATGGTGATACTTCACAGTCTTGTGGAACGGCTCAGCAAAAGGGGCAGAATAGATATTTTTTTATCAAAAACAAGTCATGAAGGAGAAAATTTGTTGCCTTCAAGACTTCTTTTCAAAGTTGACAAAAAGGAACTGGCTGCTCGAACGGCTTTGCTTTTTACGACTCTTCCTTCTAAAACAGGTCCCAAGCCTAAAACAAAAGGTTGTTTTCAGTTACAAATTCCCTTTGAGGAGCCCTTTTCTCCAGAAAGTCTTTCTGTCAGTGCCTTAAATGATTATTTAAACTGTCCCTTTTATTTTTATTTAAAGCATAAAATGCATTGGCAACCAGTCACGCTCCCCAAAGGAGAAATGAACGAATCTGTTTTTGGAAGTCTAATACATAAAGTTTTGGGGGATTTCGGGAAGAATACTGAGGCAAGAGGATGGAATGATCCAGATCAAATTTATTCATTTCTAGAATCACAACTGGAAGCAGAGTTCACTGAGCGATTCGGGAAAAAACGTACTATTGGCTTTCAACTTCAACAAAAGGCATTAGCTGAACGGTTAAAGGCCTTCTCATTCTTTCAAGCTGATTGGAGGAATCAAGGAGCAGAGATTATTGATGTAGAGAAGGAATTTGAACTTCAGATTGAAGGACTCACCATTCGAGGGCGGATCGATCGTATAGATTATCTAGGGGACGATAAAGTGATGATCATTGATTACAAGACTCTTAGCACGGGCATAAAGAAGAATCCTTTTAACAGTCATCTATGTATCTCAAGAGAAGGAAAAGAAGAGCAACCTCCCGCGGAGGCCTATTTTTTTTCAGGAGGAAAACGATGGCGTTGGGTAAATTTCCAACTGCCTATTTATTATTATGGCGTCCAATCAATGGGATTAGGAAAAAATATCGGTGCTGCTTTTTATTTTCTGTCTAGAGTAAAAGAAAACAGCCGATTAAAGGTTTGGGAAGAGGATAATTCTAATTTTTTAGAAGAAAGCATTGTGGCTATCCGTCGAATCATTCGAGCAATAAAAGAGAATAAATTCTGGCCTCCCAACCCAAAAGCAGTTGTCTGGCAGTATGCTCCATGGGATTTCTGGTTTGAGAAGAATCCGGAAGAAGTTTTTGCTGCTTCTTCTTTTGCTGGCTCGACTAAAACAGACTTTTAA
- a CDS encoding UvrD-helicase domain-containing protein, whose translation MEKLGHLIVIASAGVGKTHKLVKRAIDLLSRGIAPTTVVIITFTRKAAQEIVDRLFSNLAQSILFETCEEKLASSQDLKTVLTLKTLLDHLPYLHFETIDSFFYKLLNHIPPEKRGAFSNFSLLDDFRQLKLREEILWNVLNSKTLDNSIVEAFQQIFVGEDFKNVFSKYWTLVEKYYPFFQDLPQVEYWGAPNLFDDIKDITLNQEFLSLVAHIENLLTNEGIPTKLWDEQKKNILSFPKLYQNLLKAYDPNTRQCFQLILERKKYNLSPPLALSLGKLAELTLTFFLKKSHDRTRGIAQLLQLYDIHYRKKIKTEGVLSFEDMPRVILEAFGLDLPTSSFFNLAKKWDHFLIDEFQDTSLLQWKVIKHFVDELLQNEDGSRSFFCVGDPKQSIYGWRGACGELLDSIVSLFHMEKQELSGSRRSAWAILDMVNRLFGNFEVIGKLFPECAEIWKKRWSIQDCVERKLEGYGCFLCVIEPSKGKDFSLENTSNDEIEEKQEEQVVNNSSMLRFEAIKRLLIDEIKPQEKKLSCAILVQTNKEAADIFHYLSSSSNLKVSLEGKIYPGKDNRLAKFFSALVQSIAHPSDSLALGWLQATPVGDIFREESWRKNIWEKLFMGGFLEVASWLFAVLEKKIQLDDFHKERMAMIFRICQSFDKTGSRDCDLFLDYLKNYSIPICEDPSSIQIRTVHSAKGLEFDVVFVTELKGSYRTAMNQPRDQPIMYQSPEKERRIFFLPKREVIEKIPSLKAVYKKLIGEEALEKISLLYVAMTRARQGLYIVGEMKEEEWKKSSKKSLIYWQDFLIEGLDSKEEEEKYFFDDFPLLTIFETGKRNWIPHGKKGNQIQKDSIGCSSQDLLFLPRPIKRDNFISPSSLVEQTQNKDLSFLFNLEREKNKEYGRKIHELFARLERLTDPFVQSLQKLALEYKGEETERNPFQDVLECLQAPEIQKIFTPSQDTEIWIERNFCLEVEGLWIKGSFDRVHMKIESGKGINCEIYDFKTDFVISLEGLHELAKKYHCQLLLYRKALCKLLQVEPTQVRVFLVSVYLKKMIELFQNA comes from the coding sequence ATGGAAAAACTAGGGCATTTGATTGTGATTGCTTCAGCTGGAGTGGGTAAAACCCATAAGCTTGTGAAGCGAGCCATTGACCTCTTGTCTAGAGGCATTGCTCCCACTACAGTCGTTATTATCACTTTTACAAGAAAAGCAGCGCAAGAAATAGTTGATCGGCTATTCTCGAATCTAGCTCAGAGTATTCTTTTTGAAACCTGTGAAGAAAAGCTGGCTTCTTCTCAAGATTTAAAAACAGTTCTTACCTTAAAAACATTACTTGATCATTTACCTTATCTTCATTTTGAAACCATTGATTCCTTTTTCTATAAGCTCCTTAATCATATTCCACCAGAGAAAAGAGGCGCCTTTTCTAACTTCTCTTTATTGGATGATTTCCGACAATTAAAACTTCGAGAAGAAATTCTTTGGAACGTACTAAATTCAAAAACATTAGATAATTCTATTGTAGAAGCATTCCAACAAATATTTGTAGGAGAAGATTTTAAAAACGTATTTTCTAAATATTGGACGTTAGTGGAAAAATATTATCCTTTTTTTCAAGATCTTCCACAGGTGGAATACTGGGGAGCCCCAAATCTCTTCGATGATATCAAAGACATAACGCTAAATCAGGAATTTCTTTCTTTAGTCGCTCATATCGAGAATTTATTAACAAACGAGGGAATTCCTACGAAGCTTTGGGATGAGCAGAAAAAAAATATCCTTTCTTTTCCTAAACTGTACCAAAATCTTTTAAAGGCTTACGACCCTAATACCCGTCAATGCTTCCAGTTGATTTTAGAGCGCAAAAAATATAACCTCAGCCCTCCCTTAGCTCTCTCATTGGGGAAGCTTGCTGAGCTAACCCTTACTTTTTTTCTTAAAAAATCTCATGATCGAACTCGAGGCATTGCTCAACTGCTGCAGCTCTATGATATTCATTATCGCAAGAAGATAAAGACAGAAGGAGTACTTTCTTTTGAGGATATGCCAAGGGTTATATTAGAAGCCTTTGGATTAGATCTACCTACCTCATCATTTTTTAATCTGGCCAAAAAATGGGACCATTTTTTGATCGATGAATTTCAGGATACAAGCCTGTTACAATGGAAGGTGATCAAACATTTTGTTGATGAACTCTTACAAAACGAGGATGGATCTCGATCTTTTTTCTGTGTAGGTGACCCCAAACAATCCATTTATGGTTGGAGAGGGGCCTGTGGGGAGCTACTTGATTCGATCGTTTCTCTTTTTCATATGGAGAAGCAGGAGTTGAGTGGTTCAAGAAGATCCGCATGGGCTATTCTGGATATGGTCAATAGGCTTTTTGGAAACTTTGAAGTGATTGGAAAGCTGTTCCCAGAATGTGCGGAAATCTGGAAAAAAAGGTGGTCAATTCAAGATTGTGTTGAGAGGAAGCTTGAGGGTTATGGCTGTTTTTTGTGTGTCATAGAACCGTCGAAAGGAAAGGACTTTAGCCTAGAAAATACTTCCAATGATGAAATTGAGGAAAAACAAGAAGAGCAAGTAGTCAATAACAGCTCTATGCTTCGGTTCGAAGCAATAAAAAGGCTATTGATTGATGAAATCAAACCACAAGAAAAAAAGTTGAGTTGCGCCATACTTGTCCAAACCAATAAGGAAGCAGCAGATATTTTTCACTATCTATCTTCAAGCTCTAACCTTAAGGTCTCCTTAGAAGGAAAGATATATCCAGGAAAAGATAACAGATTAGCAAAATTTTTTTCTGCTTTGGTTCAATCCATTGCTCATCCAAGCGATTCTTTGGCCTTAGGCTGGTTACAGGCTACTCCTGTGGGAGACATTTTTAGAGAAGAATCGTGGAGGAAAAATATTTGGGAAAAACTTTTTATGGGGGGATTTTTGGAGGTGGCTTCTTGGCTATTTGCTGTTTTAGAAAAAAAAATACAATTGGATGACTTTCATAAAGAGAGAATGGCAATGATTTTTCGAATTTGCCAGTCTTTCGATAAAACCGGAAGCAGGGATTGTGATTTGTTTTTAGACTATTTGAAAAACTATTCCATACCTATTTGTGAAGATCCCTCTTCCATTCAAATAAGAACAGTCCATAGCGCCAAAGGACTTGAATTTGATGTTGTCTTTGTTACTGAACTCAAAGGTTCATATAGAACAGCGATGAATCAGCCTAGAGACCAACCCATTATGTATCAGTCGCCAGAAAAGGAAAGGAGAATTTTTTTCCTTCCCAAAAGAGAAGTTATCGAAAAGATTCCAAGCTTAAAGGCTGTATATAAAAAGCTGATAGGAGAAGAAGCATTAGAAAAAATCTCCCTCCTATACGTCGCTATGACTCGGGCTAGGCAAGGATTGTATATTGTTGGAGAAATGAAAGAAGAGGAATGGAAAAAATCTTCTAAAAAAAGTTTAATTTATTGGCAAGATTTTCTCATAGAAGGATTGGATAGCAAAGAGGAAGAAGAAAAATATTTTTTTGATGATTTCCCTTTGCTTACCATTTTTGAAACGGGTAAGAGAAATTGGATTCCCCATGGAAAAAAAGGAAATCAAATCCAGAAAGACTCCATCGGTTGTTCAAGCCAGGATCTTCTCTTTTTGCCAAGACCAATTAAAAGAGACAATTTTATTTCTCCTTCATCACTTGTAGAGCAAACTCAAAATAAAGATCTTTCTTTCCTTTTTAATTTGGAAAGAGAAAAGAATAAAGAGTATGGCCGAAAAATTCACGAGTTGTTCGCACGCCTAGAGAGACTAACCGATCCGTTTGTACAATCTTTACAAAAGTTAGCCTTAGAATATAAAGGGGAAGAGACAGAAAGAAATCCATTTCAAGATGTTTTGGAGTGTTTGCAGGCTCCAGAGATTCAAAAAATATTTACTCCGAGCCAGGATACAGAGATTTGGATAGAAAGAAACTTTTGCCTCGAAGTCGAGGGTCTTTGGATAAAAGGCTCATTTGATAGAGTTCATATGAAAATAGAGTCAGGTAAAGGAATCAACTGTGAAATTTATGATTTTAAGACTGATTTTGTTATTTCTCTTGAGGGTCTGCATGAGCTTGCAAAAAAATACCACTGTCAACTTCTGCTTTATCGAAAAGCCCTCTGTAAACTTTTGCAAGTAGAACCTACTCAGGTGAGAGTATTTCTTGTTTCGGTATATCTTAAGAAAATGATTGAATTATTTCAAAATGCTTGA
- the iscB gene encoding RNA-guided endonuclease IscB yields the protein MTGKGSVSSHVFVLDKRKRPLMPCLPVRAKRLLSLGRAGVHRVYPFTIRLKFRTSGNTQPVQLKLDPGSRTTGLALLREDGIRQHVFWMVELEYRGEAIRASLTQRRAFRRHRSSANLQYQPPRFNNRARPEGWIAPSSRLRVDTTMSWVNRLGRLAPITGLSVELVRFDTLAMQNPEISGVEYQQGTLAGYELREYLLEKWGREGVYCGARNVPLEIDYIHPKSLEGSDRVSNLTLACQECNQAKGNQPVEKFLSGQPERLDRILAKARATLWDAVVVNSTRWALFHRVKETGLSVNAGTSGRTKWNRSRLSIPKAYCLDAVCVGGLESAEGWNRTFLKIKASGRGSYQRTWLNQHGFSRGYLMRRKVSFGFQTGEIARVVVPMGKKAGTYVGRIAIRASGSFKVQTADGVVQGVPHRFYRLLHRNDGYGYSHWTLTLPSLKGRGISRGVL from the coding sequence ATAACCGGGAAAGGGAGCGTAAGCTCCCATGTGTTCGTATTAGATAAGCGAAAGCGGCCTTTGATGCCTTGCTTGCCCGTTAGGGCAAAGAGGCTCTTGAGTCTAGGGAGAGCCGGCGTGCACCGGGTGTATCCATTCACGATCCGGCTCAAGTTCAGGACCAGCGGCAATACGCAACCGGTCCAGCTTAAACTAGACCCGGGTAGTAGAACGACGGGCTTGGCGCTCCTTCGTGAGGATGGAATCAGGCAGCATGTTTTCTGGATGGTGGAACTAGAGTATCGAGGAGAGGCGATCCGGGCCTCTCTTACGCAACGCCGAGCTTTTCGCCGCCACAGGAGCAGCGCTAACTTACAGTATCAACCGCCCAGATTCAATAACCGTGCTAGGCCGGAAGGGTGGATTGCGCCTAGCTCAAGGCTCCGAGTCGATACCACAATGTCCTGGGTCAACCGGCTAGGGAGATTGGCTCCGATCACAGGCCTTAGCGTCGAGCTGGTGCGGTTCGATACCCTGGCAATGCAGAATCCTGAAATTAGCGGTGTAGAGTATCAGCAAGGGACGCTGGCTGGATATGAGCTTCGAGAATACCTACTGGAGAAGTGGGGGCGTGAAGGTGTGTATTGTGGAGCCAGGAACGTGCCGCTTGAGATCGACTATATTCATCCAAAGAGCCTTGAGGGCAGCGACCGGGTAAGTAACCTAACTCTTGCTTGCCAGGAGTGTAACCAAGCTAAGGGCAATCAGCCAGTGGAGAAATTCCTTTCTGGGCAGCCGGAGCGGCTGGATCGGATCCTGGCGAAGGCAAGGGCGACTTTGTGGGATGCTGTGGTGGTTAACAGCACCCGCTGGGCTCTCTTCCATCGCGTGAAAGAGACGGGTCTTTCAGTTAATGCTGGAACGAGCGGGAGGACAAAGTGGAATCGCAGTAGGCTCTCCATTCCGAAGGCTTACTGCTTGGATGCTGTTTGTGTGGGTGGGCTCGAGTCTGCTGAAGGATGGAACCGGACGTTTTTGAAAATCAAGGCGTCAGGACGTGGCAGTTATCAACGGACTTGGCTCAATCAGCATGGGTTTTCCAGAGGCTATCTCATGCGGCGTAAGGTATCTTTCGGTTTCCAGACTGGAGAAATCGCGCGGGTCGTCGTGCCGATGGGAAAGAAGGCGGGGACTTACGTCGGCCGCATTGCAATCCGCGCTAGCGGTAGCTTTAAGGTGCAAACGGCGGATGGCGTCGTGCAAGGCGTACCGCATCGCTTTTACCGACTACTCCATCGTAACGATGGTTATGGATACTCACATTGGACGCTAACCCTCCCCTCCCTAAAGGGAAGGGGTATCTCGCGAGGAGTTTTATGA
- a CDS encoding HNH endonuclease signature motif containing protein produces MNKRLFQGAYLCLCLYFFSLSVSLFAFEDPLLPDPKLTPGDTFDVTKEDICVPGYAKLVRDVPYALKRKVYLRYGIIHPDKHHYEIDHLIPLGLGGSNSIKNLWPQSYRTFPWNAYLKDKLEYKLHQLVCAGVVDLKEAQREIATNWIEAYKKYMAEGKAK; encoded by the coding sequence ATGAATAAAAGACTTTTCCAAGGTGCTTACCTCTGCTTATGCCTTTATTTTTTTAGCCTATCTGTTTCTCTTTTTGCTTTTGAGGATCCTCTGTTACCCGATCCCAAGTTGACACCGGGCGATACTTTTGATGTTACAAAGGAGGACATTTGTGTTCCTGGTTATGCAAAGCTTGTCAGGGATGTTCCCTATGCCCTCAAAAGAAAGGTATATTTAAGATATGGCATTATTCATCCGGATAAGCATCATTATGAGATAGATCATTTGATTCCTTTGGGACTTGGTGGTTCCAATTCAATAAAAAATCTATGGCCTCAATCTTATAGGACCTTTCCCTGGAACGCTTATCTTAAAGACAAGCTGGAATATAAGTTGCACCAATTAGTTTGTGCTGGAGTGGTTGATTTAAAGGAAGCTCAAAGGGAAATTGCTACTAATTGGATAGAAGCATATAAAAAATATATGGCAGAAGGGAAGGCTAAATGA
- the tatC gene encoding twin-arginine translocase subunit TatC — MKDHEEKPFLEHLEDLRWVIIKSLMALVGGAIVCFVETKPLMAILLRPLKAAGEDPQKVLRVLGVVDPLSVQLQISLLGGLVLSLPFILYFIAEFIIPGLTPSELKLLFPIFSAGALLFVGGILFSYFILLPQTLRFFSTYNQWMGIQTDWTLQNYANFVVQMLVSFGLAFELPLIIVLLGLLGILNTSTLIHYRRHAIVVIVIAAACITPSSDPLSLLFLSVPMYLLYEASLLVVKSIESKRGISKNRTIENRKEELFS; from the coding sequence ATGAAAGACCATGAGGAGAAACCTTTTCTTGAGCATTTAGAAGATCTAAGATGGGTCATCATCAAATCCCTAATGGCCTTGGTGGGAGGAGCGATTGTTTGCTTTGTTGAAACAAAACCCTTGATGGCTATTCTATTGAGACCCCTTAAAGCCGCTGGAGAGGATCCTCAAAAAGTTTTAAGAGTCTTAGGAGTAGTAGATCCATTAAGCGTCCAGCTCCAAATTAGTTTACTTGGTGGATTAGTATTGAGTCTACCCTTTATTCTTTATTTTATCGCCGAATTCATCATCCCTGGACTTACTCCTTCAGAATTAAAACTGCTTTTCCCCATTTTCAGTGCTGGTGCCCTTCTCTTTGTCGGAGGCATTCTCTTTTCTTACTTTATACTCCTACCCCAAACTCTGCGCTTTTTTTCCACCTACAATCAATGGATGGGAATACAAACCGATTGGACGCTTCAAAACTACGCAAATTTTGTTGTGCAAATGTTAGTGTCTTTTGGACTTGCTTTTGAACTACCTCTGATTATTGTCCTATTGGGACTTCTCGGTATATTAAATACTTCGACATTAATCCATTATAGAAGGCATGCAATCGTAGTGATTGTCATCGCTGCTGCCTGCATTACTCCTAGCTCAGATCCTTTAAGCCTTCTCTTTCTTTCTGTCCCCATGTATCTGCTTTACGAAGCTTCCCTTTTGGTTGTCAAAAGCATAGAATCAAAAAGGGGAATTTCCAAAAATCGGACGATAGAAAATAGAAAAGAAGAGCTGTTTTCTTAG
- a CDS encoding epoxyqueuosine reductase QueH, producing the protein MKNSFIREKLIPPGGVDKVLLHSCCAPCSAEIMDAIIASGIHLTVFFYNPNIHPHVEYEIRKNENIRFAKKRGIEFVDADYDKDRWFERVKGLEWEPERGKRCTVCFDIRMERTALYAYEHGFKVFSSSLGISRWKDFDQVTSAGKRAASRYGLEYWSYNWRKKGGSERMILISKEENFYQQLYCGCIYSLRDTNQWRLSKGKPKITFGKTFYGFDSEDSNSSTSIHPPS; encoded by the coding sequence ATGAAAAACTCATTTATTAGAGAAAAACTTATACCACCTGGAGGAGTGGACAAAGTTTTACTCCATTCTTGTTGTGCTCCTTGCTCAGCCGAAATAATGGATGCAATTATTGCCTCTGGGATTCATTTAACGGTGTTTTTTTATAACCCCAACATTCACCCACACGTAGAATACGAAATCCGTAAAAATGAAAACATACGGTTTGCAAAGAAAAGAGGAATTGAGTTTGTTGATGCAGATTACGATAAGGATCGATGGTTTGAAAGAGTAAAAGGCCTTGAATGGGAACCTGAAAGAGGAAAGCGATGCACAGTCTGCTTCGACATAAGAATGGAACGCACGGCACTCTATGCCTATGAACATGGATTTAAGGTTTTTAGCTCTAGCCTTGGGATTTCCAGATGGAAAGATTTCGATCAAGTGACTTCGGCTGGCAAAAGAGCGGCATCTCGCTATGGTTTGGAATATTGGAGCTATAACTGGAGAAAAAAAGGGGGATCAGAACGGATGATTTTAATTTCAAAAGAAGAAAATTTTTATCAACAACTCTATTGTGGATGTATCTATTCTCTCAGAGATACCAATCAGTGGCGATTGTCCAAAGGCAAACCAAAAATCACTTTCGGGAAAACCTTTTATGGCTTTGATTCAGAAGATTCTAATTCTTCTACTAGTATCCATCCACCTTCCTAA
- a CDS encoding nicotinate phosphoribosyltransferase, with product MKIENSLLLTDLYELTMMQGYYYHKMEGMASFEFFVRKLPKNRNFLVFAGLEQLLNFVESAHFEKEEIEWLAQQNFRIDFLNYLENFRFSGDIYAMQEGTIFFPFEPVLRVTAPIAQAQLLESRLMNIIHYQTLIASKAIRFALVAPEKNLVEFGLRRAHGAEATIFSARASFIAGFSGTSNVLAGKLFEIPILGTMAHSFIQAHDVEEQSFFDYAIANPQNVTLLIDTYDTERAAKLVVKLAPKLKEKGISIEAVRLDSGDLELLSKRVRSILDTGGLKETKIFASGNLDEYKLEALVKSGAPINGFGIGTSLDTSSDAPYLDCVYKLQEYEGKPRRKRSTGKATWPGTKQVFRYFNKNGSMQKDLIGLATESYPAVTLLHPVMRNGKRIYPKESLIEIQKRTKDNLARLPFEIKTLEPAKTTYPVEFSQPLISLRDQLEREELQPE from the coding sequence ATGAAAATAGAAAATAGTCTTCTTTTGACTGATCTGTACGAACTAACAATGATGCAAGGCTACTATTATCATAAAATGGAAGGAATGGCTTCCTTTGAATTTTTCGTCAGAAAACTGCCAAAAAACAGGAATTTTTTAGTATTTGCTGGTTTAGAACAATTGTTAAATTTTGTAGAATCTGCCCATTTTGAAAAAGAAGAAATTGAGTGGTTAGCCCAACAAAACTTTCGGATAGATTTTCTCAATTACCTCGAGAATTTTAGATTCAGCGGGGATATCTATGCAATGCAAGAAGGAACCATTTTTTTTCCTTTTGAACCTGTTCTAAGAGTCACCGCTCCCATTGCTCAAGCCCAATTATTAGAATCGAGGCTAATGAACATTATCCATTATCAAACACTCATAGCTTCCAAAGCGATTCGCTTTGCATTGGTTGCGCCTGAGAAAAATCTTGTAGAGTTTGGCCTACGCAGGGCTCATGGCGCGGAGGCAACCATTTTTTCTGCCCGAGCAAGTTTCATTGCAGGATTTAGCGGCACTTCTAATGTCCTAGCTGGCAAATTGTTCGAAATCCCGATACTAGGAACAATGGCGCATTCCTTTATCCAAGCGCATGATGTAGAAGAACAATCCTTTTTTGATTATGCAATTGCTAATCCTCAAAACGTCACATTACTTATTGATACTTATGATACAGAAAGAGCTGCAAAACTAGTCGTAAAGCTTGCTCCTAAATTAAAAGAAAAAGGCATTTCGATAGAAGCAGTCCGTTTGGATAGTGGGGATCTAGAGTTACTGTCAAAACGTGTCCGGTCGATTTTAGACACTGGAGGGCTCAAGGAAACGAAGATTTTTGCCAGCGGCAATCTTGATGAGTATAAACTAGAGGCTCTTGTCAAATCTGGTGCTCCAATTAATGGCTTTGGCATTGGAACTTCTTTAGATACCTCCAGTGATGCTCCCTATCTTGATTGTGTCTATAAGCTTCAGGAATATGAAGGAAAACCTAGAAGAAAGAGATCGACAGGTAAAGCCACTTGGCCTGGGACCAAGCAAGTTTTTCGATATTTTAACAAAAACGGTTCAATGCAAAAAGACCTAATCGGTCTAGCAACCGAAAGTTATCCAGCCGTTACTTTGTTACATCCTGTGATGCGCAATGGAAAAAGAATTTATCCGAAGGAATCTCTCATTGAAATCCAAAAGCGAACAAAAGATAATCTTGCCAGGCTGCCTTTCGAAATTAAAACTTTAGAGCCTGCAAAAACGACTTATCCTGTCGAATTTTCTCAGCCTCTTATCTCTTTAAGAGACCAACTAGAAAGAGAAGAACTACAGCCTGAATAA